Part of the Kamptonema formosum PCC 6407 genome, CAAGCCACTTTCTACAGCTTTCTCTAACAAGTCTGGCTGCAAAATTGCATGGACTGTTCCCGCAGCTTGCCACACTCGCCCCATCCCTTTTAAACCATCGAATAAGGCACTGGCAAAACGGACATCTCCAAACAAGTGATCGTCAAGAAAAAATAGGTGTTTTCCTGGCAATCTTTCAATTTCAGCTAAGGCATGATCCACTGTTTGAGTGTAGAAAGATTTGCCACCTTTGAAGAAGGATTCTTTGTAGCAAAAATCGCAGTGATGGGGACAACCACGCGATACAACGATGGAATTGGGGACTAAATATAGTTGCCTTTTGATTAAATCGCGGCGGATTGGGGGGACTCCAATTAAAGTGCGATTTCTAGAGGCATAAACTTTTTCTGGTTTGCCTAAATGCCAATCTTTAAGAAACTGCGGCCAAGTATCTTTGCCAGGGCCGAGAAATATGGTGTCAGCATGGGCGGCGGCTTCTTCTGGGAGGGAGGTGACATGGAGGCCGCCGAGGGCGATATAAGCACCTTTTTGGCGATAGTAATCGGCTAATTCGTAGGCGCGGTAAGCAGAGGTAATGTAGACTTGAATTACTACTAAGTCTGGTTCGTCATCTAGGTTTAAAGGTTCAACGTGCTCGTCTTGGAGTTCGATTTTGTCATCTTCACTGAAAAAGCTGGCAATTGTGGCTAATCCCAAGGGTGGAAATAGGGAATATTTAATTGGTCGCCAGTGGGGGCTGAGGGCTTCAGTGAGGGCTGGCAAAATCATTTTCACTTTCATTTGTTAGCTCCTTTGATGACGATAATTGAATTAAGTTGTGGCTTTAGCTAATGATAGCTGATGGTTAGAGGAAACGCAGGAATCGCAGGGGATTTTAACAATTATTTAAGATAGCGATTTTAGGATTAAATAAAACTTTATTTTGTCATGGATGTTGTTCCAGTTCCGCAAACTAATTTACCATTTTCAAGTCTGGGAGGTAGGGGTGTAATTATACCGGGCTTGTCAGTGCTACACAGGATGGATATTGTTGTTATTACATTCTCCTGATAGGGCTTGGTTGATATTAAAAAAGCACCCCCAATATAATTCTTAAGCTCCCGTTTTTTGGAGATTCCATAATTAAAAGCAGCCTTCTTAGTTGCACGAACTGAATACTTGTAATTTGTGGTCTCCGTTTTAATGCCAAGTCCTAAAGCATCAACAGAAGAGGCAAAAGCACTTTTTTCTGCAAAATGTGCTTGCTGCGCTCGGTTCATTGAGCCAACATACTGTTTTGCTTCCGAGGAGGGACTTTTGTTAGAACGACAAGCAAAAAATAATGGGTAAGCGATCGCGCCAATTGCCCCAATCAACATTAAAAGTAAAAAGCATCCGCACCCTGCATTAGTTGATTCTGAGTTTCTAGTCATAGTTTTATCTCCTTAAATTGATGATTTGATTAATTTAATTGAATAGTGTTTGCTACAGAGTTCTATTTCTGAAAGCTAAGGGGATATGCAAGATGATCTCGCTATGATGAATATGCGATCGCTTTTCTACACCAGATCCATATCTTGTAGTAAAATCAGCTACGATGAGATATATGTAATATATGTATCAAAATTGGAACCCAAGCGATCCATTACCTAATGCCAAAGAAGCTGAAATTGACCCTCGTAAGTTTGAAGAATACTCAATGAAGCCGGATCACCCCTCCAATCAAGGCAAATGGAGAGGTTTTGTCTTGCTTGGATATAATGTAGAAAATCCACAAAGCCGTAAGGTGGCAGCAGAAGATGTAATTAACCAATTGCGTATTGGTCTTGAATCCGCACCAGCGACTCAGACTCGAATGAGTCCGCACGGTATTCGGTTTGAGGTACGAGTGAGGATTCAAGGGCCAAATAAAGTAGAAGGAAACCTTTTTACTAGCTGGCAAATAGATCGTGGTAGAGATATCCCAAAGCTAATCACAAATTGGGTTGAAGTTTACATTTAATAGGAGTAAAACAATGAAAGCAAAAATCTATGACCAAATTCAAACATTAATTGAAATTCCTGATGAATCTTCTGACTTTCTCATTCCAAAAGGAACGGTAGGGGGCATAGTCGAATGTTATGAAGATCCAGAAGTTTACGCGGTAGACCTTGCCATTCCTAATGAAAAGTTTGTAGGAGGTTTTGCCTACATAAATATTATTCTTGAGCCTGAACAATTTGAGGTAATTATTCACCTGCCCGCAGAAGTAGAGGCGCGAATGAAAATATTATCGTTAATTCCGACCAGATTGAAAGTGTAAATACTGTGGACAAGTTTAGAATTAAAGCGATCGCATCTTTCCTAATAACACGATCGCCTTAACTTCAACTAATCCCTAAACTCGCGCCTTTTGTACCTCTTTGCGCTCAAGGGATGTCGCCTGAATCGCCTTACTGCCTATGTAAAAATCGCGTAATTCCACTCTCGTAAACTTAACGCCCCAAGGGTCAGTTGTTGTATCTAACTCTTCCACTAAAGCATTATTGATCTCATTACGAGCCGTGTAAAGTTCCTCCACAGCTAATTTCGCAATGTG contains:
- a CDS encoding B12-binding domain-containing radical SAM protein, whose translation is MKVKMILPALTEALSPHWRPIKYSLFPPLGLATIASFFSEDDKIELQDEHVEPLNLDDEPDLVVIQVYITSAYRAYELADYYRQKGAYIALGGLHVTSLPEEAAAHADTIFLGPGKDTWPQFLKDWHLGKPEKVYASRNRTLIGVPPIRRDLIKRQLYLVPNSIVVSRGCPHHCDFCYKESFFKGGKSFYTQTVDHALAEIERLPGKHLFFLDDHLFGDVRFASALFDGLKGMGRVWQAAGTVHAILQPDLLEKAVESGLRSLFVGFETLNSVNLREQHKYHNLNRDYSAAIRRLHDMGVMINGSFVFGMDEDDETVFDTTVEWAVNNGIETATFHILTPYPGTDLYQRMDAEKRIDHHNWDLYDTRNVVFKPKKMTPEVLESGYWRAYRDFYRWSSIFQGVATKNTWNHRMRHLLYAGGWKKFEPLWDLIIRAEQIAKIQPMLETILSGFKKNPSLESQTAQKSIPELVH
- a CDS encoding type IV pilin-like G/H family protein, which translates into the protein MTRNSESTNAGCGCFLLLMLIGAIGAIAYPLFFACRSNKSPSSEAKQYVGSMNRAQQAHFAEKSAFASSVDALGLGIKTETTNYKYSVRATKKAAFNYGISKKRELKNYIGGAFLISTKPYQENVITTISILCSTDKPGIITPLPPRLENGKLVCGTGTTSMTK
- a CDS encoding DUF6883 domain-containing protein, producing the protein MYQNWNPSDPLPNAKEAEIDPRKFEEYSMKPDHPSNQGKWRGFVLLGYNVENPQSRKVAAEDVINQLRIGLESAPATQTRMSPHGIRFEVRVRIQGPNKVEGNLFTSWQIDRGRDIPKLITNWVEVYI